The following are encoded in a window of Nibricoccus aquaticus genomic DNA:
- the trpS gene encoding tryptophan--tRNA ligase, whose amino-acid sequence MRILTGIQPSGTLHIGNYFGAMKPAIELQARGEAYYFIADYHSMTSLTDAAQRRKNTLDVALDFLACGLDPKRSVFWRQSDIPEVCELMWILGTLTPMGLLERAHSYKDKTAKGISPNFGLFAYPVLMAADILLYDANLVPVGKDQRQHLEMTRDIAIKFNQSYGESSLVVPEAEIREEVATVPGLDGQKMSKSYGNTIDLFGDEKATKKKIMGIVMDSRTPAEPKPDAEKNLAIQLLKLVAPAEVSADFENRLRAGGMGYGDLKKALFEHYWNHFAEARARRAELSNNLDYVNQVLKDGAERARATASGVIARARKACGLA is encoded by the coding sequence ATGCGCATCCTCACTGGAATCCAGCCTTCGGGCACGCTTCATATCGGCAACTATTTCGGCGCCATGAAACCGGCGATCGAGCTGCAGGCGCGTGGCGAGGCGTATTACTTCATCGCGGATTATCACTCGATGACGTCGCTGACGGACGCGGCTCAGCGGCGGAAGAACACGCTCGATGTGGCGCTCGATTTTCTCGCGTGCGGACTCGATCCGAAGCGGAGCGTTTTCTGGCGGCAGAGCGACATTCCGGAAGTCTGTGAACTCATGTGGATTCTCGGGACGCTCACGCCGATGGGGCTTTTGGAGCGCGCGCACAGTTACAAGGACAAGACGGCGAAGGGCATTTCACCGAATTTCGGACTCTTCGCTTATCCGGTGCTGATGGCGGCGGATATTTTGCTCTACGATGCGAATCTCGTGCCGGTCGGGAAAGACCAGCGGCAGCATTTGGAGATGACGCGTGATATCGCGATCAAGTTTAACCAGAGCTATGGAGAGTCGTCGCTGGTCGTGCCTGAGGCGGAGATCCGTGAGGAAGTTGCCACGGTGCCCGGTCTCGACGGGCAAAAGATGAGCAAGAGCTATGGCAACACGATCGATCTGTTCGGCGATGAGAAGGCCACGAAGAAGAAGATCATGGGCATTGTGATGGACAGCCGTACGCCGGCGGAGCCGAAGCCGGATGCGGAGAAGAATCTGGCGATCCAGTTACTCAAGCTTGTGGCTCCGGCGGAGGTGTCGGCGGACTTCGAGAATCGTCTGCGCGCGGGCGGGATGGGTTATGGCGATTTGAAGAAGGCGCTGTTCGAGCATTACTGGAATCATTTCGCCGAAGCGCGGGCGCGTCGTGCGGAGCTGTCGAACAATCTGGATTACGTGAACCAGGTCTTGAAGGACGGCGCGGAGCGTGCGCGGGCGACGGCGAGCGGTGTGATCGCGCGTGCGCGCAAGGCGTGCGGGCTGGCGTGA
- a CDS encoding transglutaminase family protein, giving the protein MKFSVTHLTRYQYEQAVAFSPHALFLRPRETPLHRVTRFTFNIAPSFKLTHTRDAYDNTLTWLHLWDRADALSIRSEFEIETLEVNPFDFILRLDATKFPFNYTPAEQFALTPYLATPFEGNHPLLRNWLDEHYVERPTETISFLTGLNTVLYCHLNYQRRDDPGVQSPVKTLELTTGNCRDYAMLLVDMCRALGFAARFVSGYFHTYPEDNRVSAGAMHAWAEIYLPGAGWRGLDPTHGIFTTSAYIPIAHARHTEEVSPIQGSFFSTVPVSSQLTTRLLIERIE; this is encoded by the coding sequence CACGCGCTCTTCCTGCGCCCGCGCGAGACCCCGCTGCACCGCGTGACGCGCTTCACCTTCAACATCGCGCCGAGTTTCAAACTCACCCACACCCGCGATGCCTACGACAACACCCTCACCTGGCTCCACCTCTGGGACCGCGCCGACGCCCTCAGCATCCGCAGCGAATTCGAAATCGAGACCCTCGAAGTGAACCCCTTCGACTTCATCCTGCGTCTCGACGCCACCAAGTTCCCCTTCAACTACACTCCCGCTGAGCAGTTCGCGCTCACGCCCTACCTCGCCACTCCATTCGAGGGAAACCACCCCCTCCTGCGCAACTGGCTCGACGAACATTACGTAGAACGCCCCACCGAAACCATCTCCTTTCTCACAGGCCTCAACACCGTCCTCTACTGTCACCTCAACTACCAACGCCGCGACGATCCCGGCGTGCAGTCGCCGGTGAAAACGCTCGAACTCACCACCGGTAACTGCCGCGACTACGCCATGCTGCTGGTCGATATGTGCCGCGCCCTCGGCTTCGCCGCCCGCTTCGTCAGCGGCTACTTCCATACCTACCCGGAAGACAACCGCGTATCCGCCGGTGCGATGCACGCCTGGGCCGAGATCTATCTTCCCGGCGCCGGCTGGCGCGGCCTCGATCCCACTCACGGCATCTTCACCACCAGCGCCTACATCCCCATCGCCCACGCGCGCCACACCGAAGAGGTCAGCCCCATCCAAGGCTCCTTCTTCAGCACCGTCCCGGTTTCCTCACAGCTGACAACCCGCCTGCTGATCGAGCGGATCGAGTAG